A genomic region of Neosynechococcus sphagnicola sy1 contains the following coding sequences:
- the crtE gene encoding geranylgeranyl diphosphate synthase CrtE, whose protein sequence is MKPVQLQPTSLKSTLFDLATYLRQRQELVEAALDTSMPILYPEKLYEAMRYSLLAGGKRLRPILCIASCELVGGTLEMAMPTACALEMIHTMSLIHDDLPAMDNDDYRRGKLTNHKVFGERIAILAGDALWAYAFEWIASQTQGVPAEQILPVVAQVGRAIGAAGLVGGQVADLEAEGKTDTSVEALHFIHTHKTGALLEASVVSGAILAAASEIQLEHLSRYAQNIGLAFQIMDDILDITATDQELGKTAGKDLKVQKATYPSLWGLEESRYQAKQLITAAKDELELFGDQALPLLSLADFIVNRRS, encoded by the coding sequence ATGAAGCCAGTTCAACTGCAACCCACCTCGCTAAAGTCTACTCTGTTTGATCTTGCCACCTACCTCAGGCAACGACAGGAGCTGGTAGAGGCTGCCCTCGATACTTCAATGCCAATTCTCTACCCTGAGAAGCTTTACGAGGCCATGCGCTACTCTTTGTTGGCTGGGGGTAAGCGCCTGCGCCCAATTTTGTGTATTGCCAGTTGTGAACTGGTCGGTGGGACGCTGGAGATGGCAATGCCCACAGCCTGTGCCCTGGAGATGATCCATACGATGTCGTTGATCCATGACGATCTGCCCGCCATGGACAACGACGACTACCGCCGAGGCAAGCTTACCAATCACAAGGTCTTTGGGGAACGGATTGCAATCCTAGCGGGAGATGCTCTCTGGGCCTATGCCTTTGAATGGATTGCCAGCCAAACCCAGGGTGTCCCTGCCGAACAAATTTTGCCTGTGGTTGCCCAAGTGGGTCGAGCCATTGGTGCCGCTGGTCTCGTGGGAGGGCAGGTGGCTGATCTGGAGGCTGAAGGGAAAACCGATACCTCTGTGGAAGCGCTGCACTTCATCCATACCCATAAAACAGGTGCACTTCTAGAAGCGTCTGTGGTCAGCGGAGCCATCCTAGCGGCAGCATCGGAGATCCAATTAGAACACCTCTCCCGATATGCTCAAAACATTGGTCTCGCCTTCCAGATTATGGATGACATTCTGGATATTACGGCAACGGATCAAGAACTGGGTAAAACCGCAGGCAAAGATCTCAAAGTACAAAAAGCCACCTATCCCAGTCTCTGGGGATTGGAGGAGTCTCGGTACCAAGCTAAGCAGTTGATCACAGCAGCAAAGGATGAGTTAGAGCTGTTTGGAGATCAGGCGTTACCCTTACTCTCTCTGGCAGACTTTATTGTCAACCGCCGATCTTAA
- a CDS encoding DUF190 domain-containing protein: METWEKLTIHITEVDQWHGKPLHTAIVEAAQKHHLSGASVFRGMEGYGLRDHHTIHTARMFEMASALPILVILIDQAEAIAAFLPIVQEMVTAGLVIQETVNVVHRVPKSTATA, encoded by the coding sequence ATGGAGACATGGGAAAAGCTCACCATTCACATCACTGAAGTTGATCAGTGGCATGGTAAGCCACTCCATACCGCGATCGTTGAAGCAGCCCAAAAGCATCATCTCTCGGGTGCCTCAGTTTTTAGGGGGATGGAGGGCTACGGACTTCGAGATCACCATACTATCCATACCGCCCGAATGTTTGAAATGGCTTCAGCCTTACCCATTCTTGTGATTCTTATTGATCAGGCTGAGGCGATCGCTGCTTTTCTCCCCATTGTGCAAGAGATGGTCACTGCAGGCTTAGTGATTCAAGAAACCGTCAATGTGGTGCATCGGGTACCAAAGAGTACCGCCACCGCTTAG
- a CDS encoding superoxide dismutase, whose amino-acid sequence MPLNRRQLLTLLGVGAGTLATAELWPAPAAAVDVIPVSQPFTLPPLPYAYNALEPYIDERTMRFHHDKHHQAYVDNLNAAIAQHPELSGKGVEDLLRHLNDLPASVRTTVRNNGGGHLNHTLFWESMGPRVGGEPTGAIAVALVKNFGSFAAFQQQFNEAGAKRFGSGWVWLVRTPEGKLAVISTPNQDSPIMEGLFPILGNDVWEHAYYLSYQNRRGDYLKAWWNLVNWPVINQRLEGAI is encoded by the coding sequence ATGCCCCTCAACCGTCGCCAATTATTAACGTTGTTGGGAGTTGGAGCTGGTACCTTGGCTACCGCTGAACTGTGGCCAGCCCCCGCTGCTGCTGTTGATGTAATCCCCGTCTCACAACCGTTTACACTCCCTCCCCTGCCCTACGCTTATAACGCCCTTGAGCCCTATATTGATGAGCGCACCATGCGGTTCCACCATGACAAGCATCATCAAGCTTATGTCGATAATCTCAACGCCGCCATCGCCCAGCATCCTGAGTTGTCCGGGAAGGGGGTTGAAGATTTGCTCCGCCATCTCAATGATTTACCAGCAAGCGTTCGAACCACGGTGCGCAATAATGGCGGCGGTCACCTCAACCACACGCTGTTTTGGGAAAGTATGGGGCCAAGGGTCGGCGGAGAACCTACTGGGGCGATCGCCGTGGCATTGGTGAAAAACTTTGGTAGCTTCGCCGCCTTTCAACAACAATTTAATGAAGCAGGTGCGAAGCGCTTTGGCAGTGGTTGGGTCTGGTTAGTCCGCACCCCGGAGGGCAAACTGGCAGTAATCAGTACCCCCAATCAAGATAGTCCGATCATGGAAGGTCTATTTCCAATCCTAGGCAATGATGTTTGGGAACATGCCTACTATCTGAGTTACCAGAATCGGCGCGGTGATTACCTAAAAGCCTGGTGGAATCTGGTTAACTGGCCTGTGATCAATCAGCGTCTTGAAGGGGCGATCTGA
- the glyA gene encoding serine hydroxymethyltransferase: MPQTNLDLLAETDPVVAGFIQQELQRQRDHLELIASENFTSAAVLAAQGSVLTNKYAEGLPGKRYYGGCEYIDEIEQLAIERAKQLFGAVHANVQPHSGAQANFAVFLALLEPGDKILGMDLSHGGHLTHGSPVNVSGKWFQVCHYGVSPETEQLDYDQIRDLALQHRPKLIICGYSAYPRVIQFDKFRAIADEVGAYLMADIAHIAGLVATGHHPNPIPYCDVVTTTTHKTLRGPRGGLILTHDIELGKKFDKSVFPGSQGGPLEHVIAAKAVAFGEALKPEFKHYSAQVIANARALASQLQQRGLKIVSDGTDNHLMLVDLRSIGMTGKQADQLVSAVNITANKNTVPFDPASPFVTSGLRLGSPAMTTRGLGTEEFTEIGNILGDRLLHPDAEAIAQDCRQRVANLCERFPLYPHLRIPVPAMV, translated from the coding sequence GTGCCCCAGACCAACTTAGACTTGCTAGCCGAAACAGATCCGGTCGTTGCGGGTTTCATTCAGCAGGAACTCCAACGCCAGCGGGATCACCTTGAGTTGATTGCCAGCGAAAACTTCACCTCCGCAGCCGTTCTGGCGGCCCAAGGCTCTGTCCTCACCAATAAGTATGCTGAAGGTCTGCCGGGTAAGCGCTATTACGGCGGTTGTGAATATATCGATGAAATTGAACAACTGGCCATTGAGCGAGCCAAGCAACTCTTTGGTGCCGTCCATGCCAATGTCCAACCCCATTCCGGTGCTCAGGCGAACTTTGCCGTATTTCTCGCTTTATTGGAACCGGGGGATAAGATTCTCGGTATGGATCTGTCCCATGGCGGTCACCTCACCCACGGTTCACCGGTGAATGTGTCAGGAAAATGGTTCCAGGTTTGTCACTACGGCGTTAGCCCTGAAACAGAGCAGCTGGACTACGATCAGATCCGGGATCTGGCGTTGCAACATCGTCCGAAGCTAATCATCTGTGGATATTCAGCCTATCCTCGGGTGATTCAGTTCGATAAATTTCGGGCGATCGCCGACGAAGTGGGAGCCTACTTAATGGCGGACATTGCCCACATTGCGGGGTTGGTTGCCACAGGGCATCACCCCAATCCGATTCCCTATTGTGATGTGGTCACCACCACCACTCACAAAACCCTGCGGGGACCACGGGGCGGTCTGATTCTCACCCATGATATCGAGTTGGGCAAGAAGTTTGACAAGAGTGTCTTTCCCGGGTCCCAAGGTGGGCCACTGGAGCATGTAATTGCGGCGAAAGCAGTTGCCTTTGGCGAAGCCTTAAAACCTGAATTTAAGCACTATTCGGCTCAAGTGATTGCCAATGCCCGTGCCCTTGCAAGTCAGTTACAGCAGCGGGGGTTGAAAATTGTTTCCGATGGCACCGATAACCACTTAATGCTGGTTGATTTGCGTTCAATTGGCATGACGGGGAAGCAGGCAGACCAATTGGTGAGTGCGGTGAATATTACCGCCAACAAGAATACGGTTCCCTTTGATCCAGCATCGCCCTTTGTCACCAGTGGACTGCGTCTGGGTTCACCTGCCATGACCACCCGTGGACTCGGGACGGAGGAATTTACGGAGATTGGGAATATCCTGGGCGATCGCCTCTTGCACCCCGATGCCGAGGCAATCGCCCAAGACTGCCGTCAGCGGGTTGCAAATCTGTGTGAGCGGTTTCCGCTGTATCCCCACCTGAGAATCCCAGTGCCAGCAATGGTTTAG
- a CDS encoding cytochrome P450 — protein sequence MAVPDGPKTPPLWQLLQWIRQPLTYLDTNASRYGDCFIGHFAGLPKFWFISNPQAIAAIFTADAQQFDSGQGNQILRPTLGDGSILLLDGNRHQRQRQLLMPPFHGERMRAYGQLISEITEQVVQQWGINQPFTLRPRMQEISLGVILQVVFGLHTRERCEQLRQMLNAFLALTTSPLGNALAFFPGLQRDLGAWSPQGRFFRLRQQIDQLIYAEIAQHRQSPDTGIDILSLLLAARDDAGEPMSDEELRDELMTLLLAGHETTATAMTWALYWIHTLPTVKAILLAELNSLEDDTDTSAIARLPYLHAVCCETLRIYPIALITLPRIVKSSMELMGYQLPPGTVLAPCIYLTHRRPDLYPEPQQFRPERFLEQQFSPYEYLPFGGSNRRCIGAAFALFEMKLVLSRILRSCQLERVDQRPVRPTRRGVTMAPAGGVRILRR from the coding sequence ATGGCAGTCCCCGATGGTCCCAAGACACCCCCCCTATGGCAACTCCTCCAGTGGATTCGGCAGCCACTGACCTATCTGGATACCAATGCCAGCCGTTATGGAGATTGTTTTATCGGTCACTTTGCCGGATTGCCAAAATTTTGGTTTATCAGCAATCCCCAGGCGATCGCGGCTATTTTCACCGCCGATGCCCAGCAATTTGACTCCGGTCAGGGCAATCAAATTCTGCGGCCCACCCTCGGGGATGGATCGATTCTGTTGCTTGATGGCAACCGCCATCAACGCCAGCGGCAACTGCTAATGCCCCCTTTCCATGGAGAGCGGATGCGAGCCTATGGTCAACTAATCAGCGAGATTACGGAGCAGGTCGTCCAGCAATGGGGAATCAATCAGCCGTTTACCCTGCGACCCAGGATGCAGGAAATTTCCCTGGGGGTGATTTTGCAAGTCGTGTTTGGGTTACACACCAGAGAACGCTGTGAACAACTACGGCAGATGCTGAATGCCTTTTTAGCGTTGACGACTTCGCCCTTGGGAAATGCCTTAGCGTTTTTCCCAGGGCTGCAAAGGGACTTAGGCGCGTGGAGTCCCCAAGGACGCTTTTTTCGACTGCGGCAGCAAATTGATCAGTTGATTTATGCCGAGATTGCCCAGCATCGTCAATCCCCCGACACCGGAATCGATATTCTCAGCTTGTTGTTGGCAGCCCGCGATGATGCCGGAGAGCCGATGAGCGATGAAGAATTGCGGGATGAACTGATGACGTTGCTGCTCGCAGGCCATGAGACCACTGCGACTGCCATGACCTGGGCACTGTATTGGATTCATACCTTGCCAACAGTGAAAGCGATCTTACTGGCAGAACTGAATTCCCTGGAGGATGACACCGATACGAGCGCGATCGCCCGTCTTCCCTATCTCCATGCTGTCTGCTGCGAAACCCTGCGAATTTATCCTATTGCCCTGATCACGCTGCCGCGAATCGTCAAATCTTCCATGGAACTCATGGGTTATCAGCTGCCGCCAGGAACGGTGCTGGCACCTTGCATTTATCTCACCCATCGGCGACCAGATCTCTATCCTGAGCCTCAGCAATTCCGCCCAGAACGGTTCCTAGAACAGCAGTTTTCTCCCTATGAGTATTTGCCATTTGGCGGCAGCAATCGTCGTTGCATCGGCGCAGCCTTTGCCTTGTTTGAGATGAAGTTAGTTTTGTCCAGAATTTTGCGATCCTGTCAACTAGAGAGAGTCGATCAACGCCCCGTGCGACCAACCCGCCGGGGAGTCACCATGGCTCCTGCCGGAGGTGTCCGCATCCTCCGGCGGTAA
- a CDS encoding RNA methyltransferase encodes MGEPDLANVRIILVEPAGPRNVGAIARVMKNMGLQQLVLVNPQCDPLGDEARQMAVHAGDILEAAQRVATLPDGLQGCYRAIATTARSRTLTVDLESPQVALPWLLEVPSALIFGREDHGLTNLELNYAQRYVTIPAHPQYLSLNLAQSVGICCYELYQSVHRQAASIHQLPDGVIGTEIAPLDELERYFQHLENLLLKIGYLYPHTAASRMGKFRQLYKRSGLTKQEVALLQGVLSQVEWALQQPPSRSAIDQSAVD; translated from the coding sequence ATGGGTGAGCCTGATCTGGCAAATGTACGCATTATTTTGGTGGAACCAGCAGGTCCCCGTAACGTAGGGGCGATCGCCCGCGTCATGAAGAATATGGGACTCCAGCAGTTGGTGTTGGTGAATCCCCAATGTGATCCTCTGGGGGATGAAGCTCGGCAGATGGCCGTCCATGCGGGGGATATTCTAGAAGCCGCGCAACGGGTGGCAACCTTACCTGATGGGTTACAGGGATGTTACCGGGCGATCGCCACCACAGCGCGGAGTCGTACCCTGACAGTGGATTTAGAGTCCCCCCAGGTTGCTTTACCCTGGTTGCTGGAAGTCCCCTCAGCCCTGATTTTTGGTCGAGAAGATCATGGACTCACCAACCTAGAATTAAACTATGCCCAACGCTATGTCACCATTCCCGCCCATCCCCAATACTTGTCGCTAAATTTGGCTCAGTCTGTTGGTATTTGCTGCTACGAACTCTATCAATCTGTTCACAGGCAAGCCGCATCGATTCATCAACTTCCCGATGGAGTGATAGGGACGGAGATTGCTCCCCTAGACGAGCTAGAGCGCTACTTTCAACACCTAGAAAACCTCTTATTAAAAATTGGGTATCTTTACCCCCACACCGCTGCCAGTCGCATGGGAAAATTCCGCCAACTGTATAAGCGGTCTGGCCTTACCAAGCAAGAGGTGGCATTGTTACAGGGAGTGCTCAGTCAGGTGGAATGGGCTTTACAACAACCACCGAGTAGATCAGCCATCGATCAATCAGCCGTAGATTAG